The following coding sequences are from one Novipirellula caenicola window:
- a CDS encoding arylsulfatase: protein MLWNSVRHCVLACLVLAILANSHSLRADTNERPNIIYILSDDMGFSDIGCYGGEIKTPNLDSLAQHGVRFTQFYNTARCCPTRASLMSGLYPHQAGVGHMMDDRGYDGYRGELSRHCVTIPEALKDAGYRSYMAGKWHVTKAINPKSDADKANWPIQRGFDRFYGTIHGAGSFFDPNTLTRDNEFISPFNDPEYGKEDWPGETYYYTDAIADHAARFVREHHYRTGDKPFFMYVAFTAAHWPMHALDKDIAKYEGTYDAGYDAIRDARYKRMIELGLIDADSTVNWPIPDAWKESKFWEWDKRNMEVYAAMIDSMDQGIGRIVASLKETGQFENTLICFLQDNGGCAEGYGRGGIGSERADKPTLPTLPADYLQPDMTPKQTRDGFVMRTGKGSMAGPADTAIGYGRGWATVSNTPFREYKHWTHEGGISTPLIVHWPAKIQRHGELETTPGHLIDLMATAVDVSGANYPATYHDGQAIKPMEGKSLVPLFAKDADTREQFQREAIYWEHEGNRAVRVGDLKLVAKGVKGEWELYNIANDRSEQRDLSSEMPETVAKLAAMWQAYAERANVLPLNPGSNKHDGRASMNLKQTRFKLNMDDKLDRTEAPYIKNKAFAVVADIDAMGDGVIVAQGGSSQGWSLYLKNGKLCFAWTKNGKRTVTTADATISGKQQVTAIVSKPAVVRLKIGEQLVAESKIDGLLDEQPLDGLQVGQDENGAVGPYAVPFPFGGTVNQVVIEMLK, encoded by the coding sequence ATGCTTTGGAATTCAGTGCGTCATTGCGTTTTAGCTTGCCTGGTTCTCGCCATCCTCGCGAACTCTCATTCGCTACGGGCGGACACGAACGAGCGTCCCAATATCATCTACATCTTGTCGGATGACATGGGGTTTTCAGATATCGGTTGTTACGGCGGCGAAATCAAAACCCCGAACCTTGATTCGCTTGCACAGCACGGTGTTCGCTTTACCCAATTCTATAACACCGCCCGTTGCTGTCCGACGCGGGCAAGTTTAATGAGCGGGCTGTATCCTCATCAGGCCGGTGTCGGCCACATGATGGACGACCGTGGCTACGACGGTTACCGCGGTGAACTGAGCCGACACTGCGTGACGATTCCCGAAGCCCTCAAAGACGCCGGCTATCGTTCCTACATGGCGGGTAAGTGGCACGTCACCAAAGCGATCAATCCAAAGTCGGACGCCGACAAGGCCAATTGGCCAATCCAACGAGGCTTTGATCGTTTCTACGGCACGATCCACGGAGCGGGCAGCTTCTTTGACCCCAATACGTTAACGCGTGACAACGAATTTATCTCGCCATTTAATGATCCCGAATATGGCAAAGAAGACTGGCCGGGCGAAACCTACTACTACACCGACGCGATCGCCGATCATGCAGCACGGTTCGTTCGCGAACATCACTATCGAACCGGTGACAAGCCGTTCTTTATGTATGTGGCCTTTACCGCAGCGCATTGGCCCATGCACGCGCTGGACAAAGACATTGCCAAGTACGAAGGCACGTATGATGCAGGCTACGATGCAATTCGCGATGCCCGTTACAAACGGATGATTGAACTTGGTTTGATCGATGCCGACAGCACCGTTAACTGGCCGATCCCCGATGCTTGGAAAGAGTCCAAGTTTTGGGAATGGGACAAACGGAATATGGAAGTCTATGCCGCGATGATCGATTCGATGGACCAAGGCATTGGACGTATCGTTGCCTCGCTGAAAGAAACCGGGCAATTCGAAAACACACTGATTTGTTTTCTGCAAGATAACGGCGGCTGTGCCGAAGGTTATGGTCGCGGCGGTATCGGTAGCGAGCGAGCGGACAAACCGACCCTGCCAACGTTGCCAGCGGACTATTTGCAGCCGGACATGACGCCCAAACAGACGCGTGACGGCTTTGTGATGCGTACGGGCAAAGGATCGATGGCAGGGCCCGCGGACACCGCGATCGGTTACGGCCGTGGCTGGGCTACGGTGTCCAACACGCCGTTTCGTGAATACAAACACTGGACCCACGAAGGCGGTATCTCGACCCCATTGATTGTCCATTGGCCTGCGAAAATTCAACGCCATGGTGAACTCGAAACGACTCCGGGGCATTTGATCGACTTGATGGCCACGGCCGTCGATGTGTCCGGCGCAAACTATCCCGCCACCTACCACGATGGTCAAGCAATCAAGCCAATGGAAGGAAAGAGCTTGGTGCCACTGTTTGCTAAGGATGCGGACACTCGCGAACAGTTTCAGCGCGAAGCGATCTACTGGGAACACGAAGGGAACCGCGCCGTTCGCGTAGGCGACCTTAAATTGGTCGCCAAAGGCGTGAAGGGAGAGTGGGAGCTGTACAACATCGCCAACGATCGCAGCGAACAACGTGATTTGAGCAGCGAGATGCCCGAGACTGTCGCCAAGCTTGCTGCGATGTGGCAAGCCTACGCCGAACGGGCGAACGTATTGCCGTTAAACCCGGGCAGCAACAAGCACGATGGACGAGCGTCCATGAACTTGAAGCAAACTCGCTTCAAGCTCAACATGGACGATAAACTCGATCGAACCGAGGCTCCTTACATTAAAAACAAAGCGTTTGCGGTCGTCGCCGACATCGATGCCATGGGGGACGGCGTGATTGTGGCTCAGGGAGGATCGTCGCAGGGTTGGTCGTTGTATCTGAAAAACGGAAAACTTTGTTTTGCTTGGACAAAAAATGGCAAGCGAACGGTGACCACGGCGGATGCGACCATCAGCGGGAAGCAGCAGGTGACCGCGATTGTCAGTAAGCCCGCAGTGGTGCGACTAAAAATCGGCGAGCAATTGGTCGCTGAATCCAAGATCGACGGATTGCTCGACGAACAGCCACTCGATGGATTGCAGGTGGGACAGGACGAGAATGGCGCCGTTGGCCCGTACGCGGTTCCATTTCCATTTGGCGGTACCGTGAACCAAGTCGTCATCGAAATGCTGAAGTAG